In the genome of Pseudomonas fluorescens, the window CCGAGCCGTAACTATCTGGCGGCCCGTTGAGCGAGTCATAGCGGGCCATCACTGCTTTACCTCGCTATGAATTACGGGAGTTGATACCAGCTTTCCTGGCCAGAAACTGGGTGTACAAACCGCCGGTTACATCAGCACCAATGACCGCGATTACGATGCCCAGACCGGCGGCAAGATAAAAGTTGCTCCACAGCGCCATCGCGAGCAGCAGCGTGGCCATACCCAACAGGCCAGACGCAAGAAAACGTAGTGCTACACGCTGGAGGATCTGCCGAAGACCAAGGTCAGTACCTGAGGCTCTCAACATCTCCCCAGATAATCCGGCCATGCTTAACAATACCAACAGCCAAAGAGGCACGTCGGCGAGAGCCTGATGCTCTGTGTTCATCTGTAGTCCTCGAGTAGATCCGGCCTCCATGTCACTGTCATCCGCTCGGAGCAAAGAGCCAGGCATAGGGCCGAAAACGAAAAAGCCCCGCTCAATGGCAGGGCTTATAAAAGGGCACAAAAAACCCGA includes:
- a CDS encoding phage holin family protein → MNTEHQALADVPLWLLVLLSMAGLSGEMLRASGTDLGLRQILQRVALRFLASGLLGMATLLLAMALWSNFYLAAGLGIVIAVIGADVTGGLYTQFLARKAGINSRNS